CATTGCAGCCTATATTGGGAGTCAGGAGCTTAGCAATGTTGAACGGGTTGCGTTTGTTGTCTTTCACGCTCCGCAGGCTTATTTTGATTTCTGGTGATTTGGATGTTACCGCGCTTCTAGCAGCATCGGGCACATGGAGAGTGTTGTCTGCGCTGTGCTGGTTGTTTCCTCCTCCTCCCAGATCAGCCGCAGCTCGAGTTGAATACCCCTTGTCGGGCTgtggttttccaaactcattcTCGTTGTAGAGAAGCTGGATGCTCGGTACAAACAAATGCGACATTTTAGTCAGCTTGCTGCTGTCTCCTGCGTGTTGCGCGTTCGTTTTTCCCAGGTTGTCGGCGGACGAAGACGGTTTCCCCACCggagttttattgtttttctgttcCTTTTGGTACTCCAGCTCGCCGTCCCTCCAGGATCTGAATGCGCTATTTTGGCTGCGAAGCAGAGTGCTTTTGGCCGCATCAGATGCTCCTTTTTTAGTATCGAATCCAGCTTCAGCAGAAGCATCAAAATTAGTTTCTGATGCAAGAGGTAAAGTCTCTTCCTTCTGACCATCGTCCTTAAGATCGCAAGATTTAGTATCTGCTATGTCCCCTAATTCTTCTAGAGAAACAATAGTTAAGTCAGAACTGGCCTCCGAGAACCTGGAGTTTTGCCTTTGTAAACCTCTTGAGTCGCTGGCTGTTACCTTTTCTTTTTGGATTTCGACCTCTTTGTAAGGTAGACAGGGAGAGAGTCCTGAATAAGCTTCCGAAATCTCACCCCTTTCCATTTTGCGCTCCTGCTCAAACTGCATTTTCTTAGAAATGACATTTTTGAGAAGGCTTGTGGCGAATATTGCTTTCTTGTGTGTTCCTTCCATGGTTTCCCCTGCGCTGCAGGATTGCTTGCTGGCCTCACTTCCCAGCTCGACTGGGAAGGTGTCTGTAACTCCATCTGTGGAACGTGATCCtgtgacattttctgcacattttGCGTGCCATTCGTTTTCATGGGCACCCGCGTTAACGTTGCAACGAAAATTTAAAGTTTCTGTCAAAGTTATAACCCCACTCTGACCTGGTTCAAATTTTCCCTctaactctattttcttagtgGTAGATGTTGCGTTCTGGGGCTCTGAAGCATCGCCATTCAAAGCAAAGATTTTAGTCTGAGGCGCTTTTAACTGGCTTAAAGCCAACCCTTTAATCCCTTTACCGTCTGCTCCCTTGTTAATTTCAAAAGTAGACGTCGAACTTTTATGAGAGACCACATTTTGCTCCTTTGCTTGTGTCATGTTTCCATATTTAAGATCAACAAACGTTGACCACCTGTTAAACCCAATACCATGCTCTGAGGCCGAAGAATCGCTAGAAGTGCTAAAATTTATCGCATCAAAGTATGGACAAGCTAAACTCCTGAAAGCTCTTGCGGTTAAATTACGTACTTCCTTATCTGCATCATCCAGTTCGCTCACTGCACTGGACGCACCACTGGAGTACTCGTTTATATCTTTCCCTTTAAGCTTACTTCCAAAGTGTAGGCGTCCGGGGGCAGCGATAAAACACTTTGCACTATCACTGATTTTTCCTCTTTTTGCAtcagtgcttttaaaaacatagCGACTCATGTCTAACTCGTGCTTGGCATCGTAACGagtgttttccttttcttggACGTTGCTAGGCTCATTTATAGCCCTGGAAGttgttttgattgacaggtgaATCTGTCCCGCAGAATTCCCACTGCCGTTTTGGTGCTTTGACAGACTTTCATCTGTGCTGGCGCATTTGTCCGTGTCACATAGATCGTTTTCATGCTTAGTGCTGACTGCTGCTCCGCCACCAGCGCGCCGAACTGTATTATTAGATTGAGCCTGATTGCTTTCCACTTTCGCACAAGTTCTGTCCCCCAGTATCTTCCTCCCTTCTACCGTTTCATCGCTGTCAAAGGAGGCATAATCCACAAATGAGTAGACCAAGTTATCGTCTTCAAAATCCCAACAGGACCCCAGCTCAAAATCATAATCGACATCATGGTCtaattcagacagctgtatttcGTGTGTTGTAATGTAGTGGGACTCATCGTCGTTGTTGTCTGGTGCGTGCTCATCTGCTAACTCAATGCTGACAGTCTCCTCTGAGTCACTTCTACTTAAAAATATGTCAGTGTATTCTAATTCGTTGTTTTCTAACGGTGTGCAGTTTGTCTTGAAATCTTTTAGCATAGTTTCGTTTTTGGATACAGTTAGAGAGCCCCGCTTTTCAAGTGCGGTTTCGTGAAAGTCTCCGAAATCTTCATTTTTAGGAACTTCAGAGGATGAAGTTATTGCAAAAGAGCCAGAGATATCGCCCGCTACACCCTCTCCCGTCCTGACGCCCCCTGAAGTTTCCAGTTTATTAGATTTACAGTCCATGGTTGTGAGATTCGACGCGTTGTCATTGCGTTCATGGTCGCCGGCGCTTTTGACCCCAGCATTCGGAGTATcgtttttgcatttaaatattgCCAGCTGGTTTCCTTCACCGGTAAAAGTAACTTTGACGGTCTTTGTGCCTTCTGATTTCATATCGAGCAAATCATCCAAGTCCACATATTTCGATTCGTCTTGTTTCCCAGCGTTAAAAAGATCCTTACCCGGCAGCAGTTTTCTGTAAGGACCAGTCTCGCCCCGGTAAGTGAGGGTTTTCTGAAGTGCCTCCATTATAGCTTTTCCCACTGTTACAAGATCTTTGTTGTTAGCGGTATTATTTCTGACCCAGCACGGTGAatcagaaagagagagagacacaagtcCCCAGGAATCCCTACTTCACTCCCCGATGTCTAATGGACCAACCAGAGTCTCCTAGTGGAGCTGCTGCTCTGCGCTCCCGTCCTAGTCTACAGTTGTTTGTATGGCGCTCAAGGCTGTCGCTGCGGATGCCATTGGTAACAGTAGCAGAATCTGCATTCCAGTTCCCTGCCTCATATGAGTGGACGCAAAgcatatagatttttttaattttgcaagaTAGGAAAGCGCGTCATCTGTCAAGCACGTTTTACTGAATGCTCGTGCATTACCATGAGGATTAAATAGAGGGTATCATTTCCCGCAGGCTAGTtatgaaaataaactttgttGATTTAAAAAGGAGGAAACGATAACAAGAAAATGCAACCTTTTCTGGCCTACATATAacaagtttatttattttttgttagtttGGCTTCATAAGAATATTTCaatcttttaatcttttttaaggCGAGCAGAGTTCTCTGTAAGGTTAATTACATTGCAGCCGATCTTTTCTAGCACAGATATGATATAAATATAGTAATGATGACGAAATGTCTTACGGGCTATTTTAAACGAACACGTTATATGCAGCTTCTTTCATTGCAGTTTCGAGCGTCCCTCAGAAGCaaaaagtgttatataaaaCACACCACACAGGCCTGTAGTTACAAAAAAACTGTATAATAGTACCAGTAGAGTGTAGTATAATCAAGGGGGTTTGTCAGATGT
Above is a genomic segment from Lepisosteus oculatus isolate fLepOcu1 chromosome 1, fLepOcu1.hap2, whole genome shotgun sequence containing:
- the c1h4orf54 gene encoding uncharacterized protein C4orf54 homolog produces the protein MEALQKTLTYRGETGPYRKLLPGKDLFNAGKQDESKYVDLDDLLDMKSEGTKTVKVTFTGEGNQLAIFKCKNDTPNAGVKSAGDHERNDNASNLTTMDCKSNKLETSGGVRTGEGVAGDISGSFAITSSSEVPKNEDFGDFHETALEKRGSLTVSKNETMLKDFKTNCTPLENNELEYTDIFLSRSDSEETVSIELADEHAPDNNDDESHYITTHEIQLSELDHDVDYDFELGSCWDFEDDNLVYSFVDYASFDSDETVEGRKILGDRTCAKVESNQAQSNNTVRRAGGGAAVSTKHENDLCDTDKCASTDESLSKHQNGSGNSAGQIHLSIKTTSRAINEPSNVQEKENTRYDAKHELDMSRYVFKSTDAKRGKISDSAKCFIAAPGRLHFGSKLKGKDINEYSSGASSAVSELDDADKEVRNLTARAFRSLACPYFDAINFSTSSDSSASEHGIGFNRWSTFVDLKYGNMTQAKEQNVVSHKSSTSTFEINKGADGKGIKGLALSQLKAPQTKIFALNGDASEPQNATSTTKKIELEGKFEPGQSGVITLTETLNFRCNVNAGAHENEWHAKCAENVTGSRSTDGVTDTFPVELGSEASKQSCSAGETMEGTHKKAIFATSLLKNVISKKMQFEQERKMERGEISEAYSGLSPCLPYKEVEIQKEKVTASDSRGLQRQNSRFSEASSDLTIVSLEELGDIADTKSCDLKDDGQKEETLPLASETNFDASAEAGFDTKKGASDAAKSTLLRSQNSAFRSWRDGELEYQKEQKNNKTPVGKPSSSADNLGKTNAQHAGDSSKLTKMSHLFVPSIQLLYNENEFGKPQPDKGYSTRAAADLGGGGNNQHSADNTLHVPDAARSAVTSKSPEIKISLRSVKDNKRNPFNIAKLLTPNIGCNAASLIKTADDFKCQALAASLKGESSEKAPHFMVRDIRDNKCKLQTPIHQVRDVRKLVKSSYHFVSLDNNENRVAGAADLSSENKLSQQGLYRNHASLSPIVIKCQSVNTNSNVKQPGNLADRSSPQPPAEGATNGTLMVHRTTGRVPLATTAKQPTKSDSFEVPSGVKIETRAAKRKQEKINETPDRKPESKMANQVALEKLKAAVKTMEQLYVFDRNEWKRKTEPRPITDSHVLSLIASEEQGTGRPPNEYEEESGGIAAQVRASNAERLVRRNSYPNTDKSSPRLFGGSPFNASPKKEVKESLKMFHIPLIGEDKDVSKSQPLSSGAISNKNVFTFSNSQKAPAITASAGHKVSQPYTLSQVPFSTKTFGPKCPKVPLSLKISQAKPATEEKEKPTSIETEKAFPLQPTTTTTAESENYLTIPVKSHPSDAKPAATTSREVPAVYTFTATGRKAPTVSPLGHPGQRDPKRLEDSSQSPKRSSVVMETRSPDTPTATIYHHSLPIAMSGPQPQVICFSPSVPPPPHAPAVDHFQQTQRKMLLDPTTGHYYLVDTPVQPTTKRLFDPETGQYVDVPMPQQPITPVPVPVSPLALSPGAYGPTYMIYPGFLPTTTVLPTRTLQTQLSSHSDAEEQEKSNSKETLHMGQQGDVAYMESPYYIPTGKSAQALPISQHLTTRGSKGFSEGKPVISITSQQGPRIIAPPSFDGTTMSFVVEHR